A stretch of Paenibacillus mucilaginosus 3016 DNA encodes these proteins:
- a CDS encoding nucleotidyltransferase-like protein has protein sequence MESIKKDWVQRFRQDQTVISVSAVDNPSSFSAVTDGFDILLLIVCRDNERSHQQIHYIRDDRRIQERWVSPDTLTDLILHGEHRNIIYWILKGEILLDREMYLESLRHKVLEFPVDLREHKLLIEFSKFLRSYLQSKEYILEDHLLDAYNNILEALHHWAHIVIIESGSHPEVTVWRQVKNINPGVYKLYEELTLSKETLKQRVQLVLLACEFSIMSKMERCCKLLLEVLASREEAWSLQELQQQPKLADIRTELPLLMNKLVKKSLAKEVAYTMDEDLTLLELRYKDVKSANV, from the coding sequence ATGGAATCCATAAAAAAAGATTGGGTGCAGCGGTTCCGGCAGGACCAGACGGTAATCAGCGTTTCAGCGGTGGACAACCCTTCTTCGTTTTCGGCCGTAACCGACGGATTTGATATCTTGCTGTTGATCGTCTGCCGCGACAATGAGCGCAGTCATCAACAGATTCATTATATAAGAGACGACCGGCGTATACAAGAACGTTGGGTCAGTCCGGATACGCTTACCGATTTGATTCTTCATGGAGAACACCGGAACATTATCTATTGGATTCTAAAAGGGGAGATTCTATTGGACCGGGAGATGTACCTGGAGAGTTTGCGGCACAAAGTCCTTGAATTCCCCGTCGATCTCAGGGAGCATAAGCTGCTGATCGAATTCTCCAAGTTCTTGAGAAGCTATCTGCAGAGCAAGGAATATATACTCGAAGACCACCTGCTCGATGCCTATAATAATATTCTGGAAGCCCTGCATCACTGGGCCCATATTGTCATTATTGAATCCGGCAGTCATCCGGAAGTCACCGTGTGGCGTCAGGTGAAGAACATCAATCCTGGCGTATACAAACTGTACGAAGAACTGACGCTCAGCAAAGAAACGCTGAAACAGCGGGTGCAGCTGGTTCTGCTTGCCTGCGAATTCTCGATCATGTCGAAGATGGAGCGGTGCTGCAAGCTTCTTCTTGAAGTTTTGGCCAGCCGCGAGGAGGCTTGGAGTCTGCAGGAGCTGCAGCAGCAGCCCAAATTGGCGGATATCCGCACCGAGCTTCCGCTGCTCATGAACAAGCTGGTGAAGAAATCACTGGCCAAAGAAGTCGCTTATACGATGGATGAAGACCTTACACTGCTGGAACTCCGATATAAGGATGTTAAAAGCGCAAACGTGTGA
- the thiS gene encoding sulfur carrier protein ThiS yields the protein MNLIVNGESREVEGAATVAELLSVFKLQNKILVVELNREIVDRSRYEDARLNDGDRIEIVHFVGGG from the coding sequence GTGAATCTGATCGTAAACGGGGAGTCGAGAGAAGTGGAGGGCGCAGCGACGGTTGCGGAGCTGCTGTCCGTGTTTAAGCTGCAGAACAAGATTCTTGTGGTTGAATTGAACCGCGAGATTGTGGACCGCAGCCGATACGAAGATGCCAGGCTGAACGACGGCGACCGAATTGAGATCGTCCATTTTGTCGGCGGGGGCTGA